From Paenibacillus polymyxa, the proteins below share one genomic window:
- a CDS encoding DEAD/DEAH box helicase, with product MKNFTALGVEQHWVEALKEQGISAPTPVQQESIPLLMEGQDVIAEAHTGTGKTLAFLLPILQKLNLDKRHPQALVIAPTRELALQITEEAKCLAAAEPSLSLLAVYGGQDVERQLRKLKGGAQLIIGTPGRLLDHLRRGTLDLGGIKMLVLDEADQMLHMGFLNDVETILQEVPYRRQTMLFSATMPAGIRKLARVYMNEPVDVKVKSASSVPVSQIRQVVVQTTDRGKQQALVDMLNTDRPYLAVIFCRTKRRASKLNEELQEMGFESGELHGDLSQNKREQVMKAFREAKLQLLVATDVAARGLDVEGVTHVFNYDMPQDAESYIHRIGRTGRAGGKGVAVTLATPRDVPELRNIQRVAGVTFTSSEGGGQRRPAPDTAERQGRNDRSGRNDRRSFGGNDAGGGRRSGREQAGRRDGASGERRSNRSSSERGGYDRSSGRSVREGQGRSAGQSSGRGGYDRSSGGSARGGQGRSAEQSSGRGGYDRSSGGSARGGQGRSAGQSSGRSGYDRSSGGSARGGQGGRGGQAKGGPRGGQGQGGRRGRSR from the coding sequence TTGAAGAATTTTACAGCATTAGGCGTGGAGCAACATTGGGTAGAAGCCTTGAAAGAGCAAGGCATCTCAGCGCCAACACCTGTACAACAGGAGTCCATTCCACTGTTGATGGAAGGTCAGGATGTGATTGCCGAGGCACATACGGGCACGGGGAAGACGCTTGCGTTTTTACTGCCGATTCTACAAAAGCTGAATTTGGACAAGCGGCATCCGCAGGCGCTCGTGATTGCACCTACGCGTGAATTGGCGCTCCAGATTACAGAGGAAGCAAAATGCTTGGCTGCTGCGGAACCGAGTTTATCTCTGCTAGCTGTTTACGGAGGACAGGACGTGGAGCGTCAGCTTCGTAAACTAAAAGGTGGCGCACAACTGATTATTGGTACACCTGGGCGACTATTGGATCACCTGAGACGTGGCACGCTTGATTTAGGCGGCATTAAAATGCTGGTCCTGGATGAGGCTGACCAAATGTTACACATGGGCTTCTTGAACGATGTGGAAACGATTCTTCAGGAGGTTCCTTACCGGAGACAAACCATGCTGTTTTCCGCTACGATGCCAGCTGGTATTCGCAAGCTGGCTCGTGTCTATATGAACGAACCCGTTGATGTCAAAGTGAAATCGGCTTCTTCCGTTCCAGTGAGCCAAATCCGTCAGGTCGTTGTACAAACAACAGACCGTGGTAAGCAACAGGCATTGGTAGATATGCTGAATACGGATCGTCCGTATTTGGCTGTTATTTTCTGCCGTACTAAGCGTCGGGCTTCTAAACTGAATGAGGAGCTCCAGGAGATGGGGTTCGAGAGCGGTGAGCTGCACGGGGACTTGTCCCAGAACAAGCGGGAGCAAGTGATGAAGGCGTTCCGTGAAGCGAAACTTCAATTGCTCGTAGCGACAGATGTAGCCGCACGCGGCCTCGATGTAGAAGGCGTCACGCATGTCTTCAACTATGACATGCCGCAGGATGCCGAAAGCTACATCCACCGCATCGGACGTACCGGTCGTGCCGGAGGCAAAGGCGTTGCGGTGACGCTCGCCACGCCAAGGGATGTTCCTGAGCTTCGGAACATCCAAAGAGTTGCTGGTGTCACATTCACCAGCAGTGAGGGCGGCGGGCAGCGTAGACCTGCTCCCGATACGGCTGAGCGGCAGGGTAGAAATGACCGCTCAGGCAGAAACGACCGCCGTTCCTTTGGCGGCAACGATGCTGGCGGCGGACGCCGCAGCGGCCGCGAACAGGCGGGTCGTCGTGACGGTGCAAGCGGCGAGCGTCGCTCCAACCGCAGTAGCAGTGAACGTGGCGGATATGACCGCAGTAGCGGCCGTTCTGTACGCGAAGGTCAAGGCCGCTCGGCAGGCCAAAGCAGCGGACGTGGCGGATATGACCGTAGCAGCGGCGGTTCCGCACGCGGAGGCCAAGGCCGCTCCGCAGAGCAAAGCAGCGGACGTGGCGGATATGACCGTAGCAGCGGCGGTTCTGCACGCGGAGGTCAAGGTCGTTCGGCAGGCCAAAGCAGCGGACGTAGCGGATATGACCGTAGCAGCGGCGGTTCCGCACGCGGAGGCCAAGGTGGACGCGGTGGACAAGCCAAAGGCGGTCCGCGTGGTGGTCAAGGTCAAGGAGGCCGACGCGGTCGGTCCAGGTAG
- a CDS encoding LLM class flavin-dependent oxidoreductase, which yields MIKLSILDQSPVSEGMTHAQALQKTAELAIEAERLGYHRFWVSEHHAASNLAGSSPEVLISHLAARTQTIRVGSGGVMLPHYSAYKVAENFRVLEGLYPGRIDLGLGRAPGGMPIATRALQEGKMRGGIDLYPEQLDDLLAYLHDSTGSQHRFGSLQAMPLVETVPEMWLLGSSGDSAGLAAERGVGFAFAQFINGEGGTGAMKGYQENFQPSQHSDQPRSLVSVFAICADTDEEANRLASSMDLSLVLLEQGTRSAGTPSVEKALAYPYTPYDRMRIRENRKRMVVGSPAQVKRQLEQLSKDYNAQEIMVASIIHDFDAKMKSIRLMAEAFGLSSVQA from the coding sequence ATGATAAAACTCAGCATTCTTGACCAATCTCCGGTATCGGAAGGCATGACGCATGCACAAGCATTACAAAAGACTGCTGAGCTTGCTATAGAGGCGGAACGCTTGGGTTATCATCGCTTTTGGGTATCCGAGCATCATGCTGCCTCTAATCTTGCAGGGTCAAGCCCCGAGGTATTGATTTCACACCTGGCTGCTCGTACCCAGACGATTCGGGTAGGGTCGGGCGGTGTGATGCTGCCCCATTACAGCGCTTATAAAGTAGCGGAAAACTTCCGGGTACTGGAGGGATTGTATCCGGGGCGCATTGATCTGGGTCTGGGGCGAGCGCCCGGAGGAATGCCGATTGCTACCAGAGCTTTGCAGGAGGGGAAAATGCGGGGCGGCATTGATCTGTACCCCGAGCAGCTGGATGATCTGCTAGCCTACTTGCACGATAGCACAGGCAGCCAGCATCGCTTCGGTTCGCTACAGGCGATGCCGCTCGTAGAGACTGTGCCGGAAATGTGGCTGCTTGGCTCTAGCGGTGATAGCGCGGGTCTGGCCGCCGAGCGTGGCGTAGGCTTTGCGTTCGCGCAGTTTATTAATGGTGAAGGCGGCACAGGTGCTATGAAGGGATATCAGGAAAACTTCCAGCCTTCCCAGCATAGTGACCAACCGCGTTCGCTTGTCTCCGTATTTGCGATCTGTGCGGATACTGATGAGGAGGCCAATCGTTTGGCATCCAGCATGGACTTGTCCCTGGTGCTTTTGGAACAGGGAACGCGTTCTGCAGGAACACCTTCCGTCGAAAAGGCGCTTGCGTATCCGTATACGCCATATGACCGGATGCGCATTCGTGAGAATCGCAAGCGTATGGTGGTTGGTTCACCCGCACAGGTCAAGCGTCAGCTTGAGCAATTATCCAAGGACTATAATGCGCAGGAGATCATGGTTGCGAGCATTATTCACGACTTCGATGCCAAAATGAAATCTATACGTCTCATGGCTGAAGCATTTGGACTGTCCTCTGTACAGGCTTAA
- a CDS encoding LCP family protein — MRKFLKWLGISVTAAVLLVGGYYAYSIYHFTNQISVASGQDSKFKPQTQTSTNVQPVEVSLPPEWDGTERVNILLLGGDSRGEDSGRSDSVMVASVDPVTKKATLMSILRDTYVKIPGHGQSRLNAAFSYGGPDLTRQTVSDLLGIPIQYYVYTDFNGFIALVDSVGGIDLDVEKDMHYTSKADKHQFDIDLKKGMQHMDGKTALQYVRFRHDATSDFTRTERQRKFITELGSKIQSTSSLIKLPSILNSISPYIETNLSTTEMLQLASLGFNIDAKTVAKQQIPPNELVRGETIKGAQVLGVDERKLKRFIQNLFDQENKPVTTTVEAATTTNDTP, encoded by the coding sequence ATGCGAAAATTTTTAAAATGGCTAGGTATTTCTGTGACTGCTGCAGTCCTTTTAGTGGGCGGATATTATGCTTATTCTATATATCATTTTACGAACCAAATTTCGGTTGCTTCCGGACAGGATTCGAAATTTAAACCGCAAACCCAAACTTCAACCAATGTACAACCTGTAGAGGTATCACTCCCACCGGAATGGGATGGAACAGAAAGAGTAAATATTCTGCTGCTTGGCGGAGATTCCCGTGGAGAAGATTCAGGGCGTTCTGACTCGGTTATGGTTGCTTCTGTTGATCCGGTTACGAAAAAGGCCACACTTATGTCGATTCTTCGTGATACGTATGTCAAGATCCCGGGTCATGGGCAAAGTCGATTGAATGCTGCCTTTTCCTACGGTGGGCCGGATTTGACCAGACAGACTGTGAGCGACCTTCTGGGCATACCGATTCAATATTATGTATATACTGATTTTAATGGTTTCATTGCACTGGTTGACTCTGTAGGTGGTATTGACCTGGATGTCGAAAAAGATATGCATTACACGTCCAAGGCAGACAAACACCAGTTTGATATTGACTTGAAAAAGGGAATGCAGCACATGGACGGTAAAACAGCCTTGCAATATGTACGTTTCCGTCATGATGCGACTTCGGATTTTACACGTACGGAGCGACAGCGCAAATTCATTACCGAACTGGGCAGTAAAATACAATCGACCTCGTCGCTCATTAAACTGCCAAGTATTTTAAATAGCATTTCTCCTTATATTGAAACGAATCTGAGTACAACGGAAATGCTGCAGTTGGCTTCATTGGGTTTTAATATCGATGCTAAAACAGTAGCGAAGCAGCAAATCCCGCCAAATGAACTGGTGCGCGGGGAAACCATCAAGGGTGCACAGGTGTTGGGTGTGGATGAGCGGAAGCTCAAGCGGTTCATACAGAATCTTTTTGATCAAGAAAACAAACCTGTGACTACGACAGTGGAGGCTGCCACCACGACAAATGATACTCCATAA
- a CDS encoding cation diffusion facilitator family transporter, whose translation MQEQDMGKRAMVSAWISLISNILLTGIKIIAGLMFNSKVLVADGVHNAGDVIASATALGAMRISSQPPDEDHPYGHGKAEVIGASVVAVILFGAGIFIGYHSIAALFEPMPQEHILALVAAIISLLWKQWLYIYTIRIGRAANSQGLIATAKDHLADVYASGAAVLGIGLGLIGEHWDIPILSYGDPIAGFVVALLVLKLAWEMGRESIDVLMEKAIATEEIESYAAAALSVVEVQRIDRIRAREHGHYIIVDIRASVDASLTIQQGHDIIRLIKRAVMKQEPRVYEVLVHLNPWYADDLHAVKSTQKDPEDKV comes from the coding sequence ATGCAGGAACAGGATATGGGCAAGCGTGCCATGGTCTCAGCATGGATCAGCCTGATCAGCAACATCCTCTTAACCGGCATCAAAATAATCGCAGGACTCATGTTCAACAGTAAGGTGCTGGTGGCCGATGGTGTGCATAACGCCGGGGACGTCATTGCTTCTGCAACGGCACTGGGAGCGATGAGAATATCCAGCCAGCCGCCGGATGAGGATCATCCTTATGGTCATGGCAAGGCAGAAGTAATTGGTGCTAGTGTAGTGGCGGTCATACTGTTCGGGGCAGGCATATTTATCGGCTATCATTCCATTGCCGCACTGTTCGAACCGATGCCACAGGAGCATATACTGGCATTGGTGGCCGCCATTATTTCCTTGCTCTGGAAACAGTGGCTGTATATCTACACGATTCGTATTGGCAGAGCGGCCAATAGTCAGGGTCTCATTGCGACGGCAAAAGATCACCTGGCTGATGTGTATGCCTCGGGAGCGGCTGTCTTGGGGATCGGATTAGGACTGATCGGGGAACATTGGGATATTCCGATTTTATCTTACGGCGACCCCATTGCGGGGTTCGTAGTGGCGTTGCTGGTTCTGAAATTGGCGTGGGAAATGGGTCGCGAATCCATAGATGTGCTCATGGAGAAGGCCATTGCAACCGAGGAAATCGAAAGCTACGCAGCAGCGGCACTGAGTGTAGTCGAGGTTCAGCGTATTGATCGTATCCGTGCCCGTGAGCATGGTCATTATATTATCGTTGATATCCGAGCTTCAGTGGATGCCTCTTTGACGATTCAGCAGGGACACGATATTATCCGGCTGATCAAGAGGGCCGTCATGAAGCAGGAGCCGCGGGTTTATGAGGTGCTTGTCCATTTGAATCCGTGGTATGCAGACGACCTCCATGCTGTAAAATCAACACAAAAAGACCCTGAAGATAAGGTATAA
- a CDS encoding glutathione peroxidase — MSVYSYNAVTPANQEVSLETYTGKVLVIANTASKCGLTPQYGDLQKLYDEYKDRGLVVLGFPCNQFGGQEPGSSEEAAEFCQLNYGVNFPVFAKVDVNGPDTAPLFEYLKKQQPGEQEDGTIQWNFTKFIVNREGVPVGRFEPKESPEAMKTAIEQLL, encoded by the coding sequence ATGTCTGTCTATTCATATAATGCCGTAACACCAGCCAATCAGGAGGTTTCTCTGGAAACTTACACAGGTAAAGTGCTGGTTATTGCGAATACCGCTAGTAAGTGCGGACTTACCCCGCAATATGGGGATTTGCAAAAGCTTTATGACGAATATAAGGATCGGGGACTCGTTGTTTTAGGCTTCCCCTGCAACCAGTTTGGCGGTCAGGAGCCGGGCAGCAGCGAGGAAGCGGCTGAATTTTGCCAATTGAATTACGGGGTTAATTTCCCGGTATTCGCTAAAGTGGATGTGAACGGACCAGATACAGCCCCTCTGTTTGAATATTTGAAGAAGCAACAGCCTGGAGAACAGGAAGATGGTACAATTCAGTGGAATTTTACAAAATTCATTGTGAATCGTGAAGGTGTGCCTGTGGGACGCTTTGAGCCCAAGGAGTCACCGGAAGCGATGAAAACGGCCATTGAGCAGTTATTATAA
- a CDS encoding AI-2E family transporter, producing the protein MEITPAWKDRFKKFFLNNKFVLFLLVLLLIGLNILVLTKISYIFTPVIVLLKTIILPVILSGVLYYLLNPLVDVLERNKVKRVYSIVVLFLLIIGIIAIVVTSVVPVIRDQIQGLIQNVPAYTEQVKQQFERLIGSNFVNQFQNTIQIDPSELASKASEKLSGFINNAWTGVGSFLGVITETVLAIATVPFILFYLLKDGHKLPQWILKMLPPMFRKETDRIMTEMNHQVSSYIRGQIIVSFCIGVLLYIGYLIIGLDYSLTLAVIASFTSVVPYLGPVIAITPALIVAIVTSPIMLLKMVIVWTVVQLIEGKFISPQIMGKSLRVHPITIIFVILTAGNLFGVVGIVLAVPGYAVLKVIVTHLFSFFQKRSHLYEADKVK; encoded by the coding sequence GTGGAAATAACTCCGGCATGGAAAGACCGGTTTAAGAAGTTTTTTCTGAACAACAAGTTTGTGTTATTCCTGTTGGTACTGCTGCTGATCGGCTTGAATATCTTAGTGCTTACCAAAATTTCATACATATTTACCCCTGTCATCGTGCTGCTGAAAACGATTATTCTCCCTGTCATTTTGTCCGGTGTATTGTACTATCTGCTCAATCCGTTGGTAGATGTACTGGAGCGGAATAAGGTAAAGCGAGTATACTCCATTGTTGTTCTGTTTTTGCTCATTATAGGGATTATCGCTATTGTGGTTACGTCGGTGGTACCTGTGATCCGTGATCAGATACAGGGCCTTATCCAAAATGTCCCTGCTTATACCGAGCAAGTCAAACAACAGTTTGAGCGACTGATTGGCAGTAACTTTGTGAACCAGTTCCAGAACACCATTCAAATAGATCCATCTGAACTGGCCTCCAAAGCTTCTGAAAAGTTATCTGGCTTTATCAATAATGCATGGACGGGGGTGGGAAGCTTTTTGGGTGTGATTACGGAAACTGTGCTTGCGATCGCTACGGTTCCGTTCATTCTGTTCTATTTGCTGAAAGATGGACACAAGCTGCCGCAGTGGATTCTAAAAATGCTTCCACCTATGTTTCGTAAAGAGACAGATCGTATCATGACCGAAATGAATCATCAGGTCAGCTCGTACATTCGTGGACAAATTATTGTTAGCTTCTGTATTGGAGTGCTGCTATATATAGGTTATCTGATTATTGGATTGGACTACTCTTTGACGCTTGCGGTCATTGCGTCTTTTACGAGCGTGGTTCCCTACTTAGGTCCTGTCATTGCCATTACACCCGCGTTAATCGTAGCTATAGTTACCTCACCGATCATGCTGCTCAAAATGGTTATCGTATGGACAGTTGTCCAGCTTATTGAGGGTAAATTTATTTCACCACAAATTATGGGTAAATCTCTTCGAGTACATCCGATTACGATTATCTTTGTTATTTTGACAGCAGGCAATTTGTTTGGTGTGGTAGGGATTGTACTGGCTGTTCCAGGTTATGCCGTCTTGAAGGTCATCGTGACCCATCTGTTTAGTTTCTTTCAAAAGCGTTCACATCTTTATGAAGCAGATAAAGTAAAGTAA
- a CDS encoding FAD-dependent oxidoreductase — protein MKVAVIGCTHAGTAAIVNTAKCYPDAEITVYERNDNISFLSCGIALYVGGVVKDPHGLFYSSPDQLADMGVVTKMLHEVTSVDTAGKTLHARNLQTGEEFTDTFDKLIVTTGSWPIIPKLEGIELDHILLCKNYNHSNEIIEKAQHVQNITVVGAGYIGVELVEAFQMNGKNVTLIDSADRILNKYLDHEYTDRIENSLREHGIKLVLGETVSRFEGTNGKVSKVVTSKGEYETELVILCIGFRPQTDLLKGQVDMLPNGAIIVDNYMQSSCPDVFAAGDSCAIRYNPTGKTAYIPLATNAVRMGTLVARNLVQPTIAYMGTQGTSGIKIYEDNIAGTGMTEAAATDEGMTVEAVTIEDSYRPEFMPTSEKVLLKVVYEQETRRIVGAQIMSKVDLTQSINTLSVAIQNHMTIDQLAFVDFFFQPHYNKPWNFLNAAGLQALPTISERNPVTV, from the coding sequence ATGAAAGTAGCAGTTATCGGATGTACACACGCAGGTACGGCAGCCATAGTCAACACAGCTAAATGTTATCCAGATGCCGAAATTACGGTCTATGAGCGTAATGACAATATTTCATTTTTATCTTGTGGTATTGCACTGTATGTAGGTGGTGTCGTCAAAGATCCGCACGGATTGTTTTATTCGTCCCCAGATCAACTGGCTGATATGGGTGTAGTGACCAAGATGCTTCATGAGGTAACGAGTGTAGATACAGCGGGCAAGACGCTGCATGCACGTAATCTCCAAACCGGTGAGGAATTTACGGATACATTTGATAAATTGATTGTGACTACTGGATCGTGGCCAATTATTCCGAAGCTGGAAGGCATTGAACTGGATCATATTTTGCTCTGCAAAAACTATAATCATTCGAATGAAATCATTGAGAAAGCCCAGCACGTACAGAACATTACTGTCGTGGGAGCTGGATACATTGGTGTTGAGCTGGTAGAAGCTTTTCAAATGAACGGTAAGAACGTAACGCTGATCGACAGTGCTGATCGTATATTGAATAAGTATTTAGACCATGAGTATACAGACCGGATTGAGAATTCCCTGAGAGAACATGGCATTAAGCTGGTACTTGGCGAGACAGTAAGTCGTTTTGAGGGGACTAACGGTAAAGTAAGTAAGGTCGTGACCTCCAAAGGAGAATATGAAACAGAGCTTGTTATACTCTGTATCGGTTTCCGACCTCAAACGGATCTGCTCAAAGGTCAGGTAGATATGTTGCCTAACGGTGCGATCATTGTGGACAATTATATGCAAAGTAGCTGCCCAGACGTGTTTGCAGCAGGCGACAGTTGTGCAATTCGTTATAATCCAACCGGCAAAACAGCTTATATCCCATTGGCGACCAATGCGGTTCGTATGGGTACGCTGGTGGCACGTAATCTGGTACAACCTACCATTGCCTACATGGGAACACAAGGAACCTCGGGTATCAAAATTTACGAAGATAATATTGCGGGAACAGGAATGACGGAAGCCGCAGCAACGGACGAGGGGATGACTGTAGAAGCTGTAACCATTGAGGACAGCTACCGTCCTGAGTTTATGCCAACTTCTGAAAAGGTGTTGCTGAAGGTTGTATATGAGCAGGAGACACGGAGAATTGTTGGGGCACAAATTATGTCGAAGGTCGATTTGACGCAATCCATTAACACCCTGTCTGTAGCCATTCAAAATCATATGACCATTGATCAGTTGGCCTTTGTCGATTTCTTCTTCCAGCCGCACTATAACAAGCCTTGGAATTTCCTGAACGCGGCAGGTTTGCAGGCATTGCCTACAATATCCGAACGGAACCCAGTTACTGTATAA
- a CDS encoding formate/nitrite transporter family protein, translating into MASYKPGQIAEKTVETGVAKANNPWTVAVVLGFLAGAFIALGFLLDIRVIASAPKEWGSIATFIGAAVFPVGLVLVLIAGGELLTGNMMAVPLARWAGRIKTGAMLRNLAIITLSNFAGALFVAFFFGHVLGLTETGPYLDKVVDMAGHKLHESFLQSFISGIGCNWLVALAVWMAYSTDSIGGKIMGIWFPTMAFVAIGFQHVVANMFLIPAAIFAGHFSWAEYVMNFIPVWLGNLVGGSLFVAGAYWLAYLKKTQANTHSVNESQTTSSVTSKPLSDHA; encoded by the coding sequence ATGGCAAGCTATAAACCGGGGCAAATTGCCGAAAAGACGGTGGAAACAGGAGTGGCCAAGGCGAACAACCCGTGGACTGTGGCGGTGGTATTGGGATTTTTGGCAGGTGCATTTATTGCACTCGGGTTTTTGCTGGATATACGCGTTATTGCAAGTGCACCTAAAGAATGGGGAAGCATTGCTACCTTTATTGGAGCTGCGGTGTTCCCTGTAGGTCTGGTGTTAGTTTTGATAGCTGGTGGGGAATTGCTGACCGGCAATATGATGGCAGTCCCTTTGGCGAGATGGGCAGGACGAATTAAGACAGGAGCCATGCTTCGTAATTTGGCAATTATTACGCTCAGTAATTTTGCAGGTGCATTATTTGTTGCGTTTTTCTTTGGGCATGTTCTAGGCTTGACCGAAACGGGTCCTTACCTGGATAAAGTGGTGGATATGGCAGGACATAAGCTGCATGAAAGCTTTTTGCAGTCTTTTATATCAGGTATAGGATGTAACTGGCTCGTAGCACTGGCTGTATGGATGGCATATAGCACAGACTCTATCGGCGGCAAAATTATGGGAATTTGGTTCCCGACCATGGCCTTTGTTGCTATTGGATTCCAGCACGTTGTTGCCAATATGTTTCTCATTCCGGCGGCTATATTTGCAGGTCATTTTTCGTGGGCAGAGTATGTTATGAATTTTATTCCGGTCTGGTTGGGGAATTTGGTAGGAGGCAGTCTGTTTGTGGCTGGAGCCTACTGGCTGGCCTATCTGAAAAAAACTCAAGCCAACACACATTCCGTGAATGAATCTCAAACTACTTCTTCAGTTACATCCAAGCCGTTGAGTGATCATGCATAA
- a CDS encoding ABC transporter ATP-binding protein — MFRLKTANLDIAYEDRLIVEDLNVEIPQGKITALVGANGSGKSTILKTMARIMNPKGGSVLLDGKSIHKQSTREVAKQLAILPQNPTAPEGLTVTELVSYGRFPYQKGFGSMKADDRKMVEWAIQVTGMSEFHDRPIDQLSGGQRQRAWIAMALAQDTDILFLDEPTTFLDMAHQLEVLHLLEYLNTSAERTIVMVVHDLNHAARYAQHMIAIKKGKAKAVGAPTEVMTPDVLREVFGIEADIVTDPRTGVPLCLPYALAGQPAVSQAVKGMNVEEKQTVGSVAERRDARPQVAARG; from the coding sequence ATGTTTCGTCTGAAAACGGCAAATCTGGATATTGCTTATGAAGATCGATTGATAGTAGAAGATCTGAACGTAGAAATACCGCAAGGGAAAATTACAGCGTTGGTGGGTGCAAATGGTTCCGGTAAGTCGACCATTTTGAAAACGATGGCTCGCATCATGAATCCTAAAGGCGGTAGCGTTCTGTTGGATGGTAAATCCATTCATAAGCAATCCACCCGGGAGGTAGCCAAGCAGTTGGCTATTTTGCCGCAGAATCCGACGGCACCGGAAGGATTGACCGTGACGGAACTGGTATCTTACGGACGTTTTCCCTATCAAAAAGGTTTTGGCTCCATGAAAGCGGACGATCGCAAAATGGTAGAGTGGGCCATCCAAGTAACAGGAATGAGCGAATTTCACGATCGTCCGATTGATCAGCTTTCTGGGGGGCAGCGTCAACGTGCCTGGATTGCTATGGCGCTTGCACAAGATACGGATATACTGTTTTTGGATGAGCCGACTACATTTTTGGATATGGCGCATCAACTGGAAGTGCTGCATCTGCTGGAGTATCTGAATACTTCGGCAGAACGCACCATTGTTATGGTCGTGCACGACTTGAACCACGCAGCCCGCTATGCTCAGCATATGATTGCGATCAAAAAAGGGAAAGCGAAGGCGGTAGGAGCCCCGACGGAGGTTATGACCCCAGATGTGCTGCGTGAGGTGTTCGGGATTGAGGCGGATATTGTTACTGATCCTCGTACGGGGGTACCACTCTGTCTTCCGTATGCTTTGGCTGGTCAGCCTGCGGTAAGCCAAGCAGTAAAGGGAATGAATGTAGAAGAGAAACAAACGGTGGGTTCTGTTGCCGAGCGGCGTGATGCTAGACCACAAGTAGCAGCAAGAGGTTAG